One genomic segment of Fibrobacter sp. UWP2 includes these proteins:
- a CDS encoding glycosyltransferase — translation MEYSITNLAVDNVGENVYAKAFAIGEEMEQRKRIPLVSVLLASYNHQKYVEAAVRSVMEQKGVDFELIVVDDGSTDGSPQILERLQRELGFTYVHRENKGFIATMNELLQMARGKYYCSFASDDVMPAERLYRQSQFLAKHSGSVACFGQVVPMTAEGVIGKKMIPLYLHNVPEVKFEEIFVSDKALHGCSEMFVTEAVRSLGGYDTRFYFEDMPLYFALLTKYGPQPVSPDIVCCAYREHGSNMHGDHNKMYREILRLLELYKNHPLYAYACKRWRARWFSTLAYKNKREALRRLPELASLTPAFIKRLPKLFIPSWLLKC, via the coding sequence TACGCGAAGGCCTTTGCCATTGGCGAAGAGATGGAACAGCGCAAGCGCATCCCGCTGGTCTCGGTTTTGCTCGCAAGCTACAACCACCAAAAGTATGTGGAGGCCGCCGTGCGCTCGGTAATGGAGCAAAAGGGCGTGGACTTTGAGCTCATTGTGGTGGACGACGGCAGTACCGACGGCTCGCCGCAGATTTTGGAACGCCTGCAGCGGGAGCTGGGCTTTACCTACGTGCACCGCGAAAACAAGGGCTTTATTGCGACCATGAACGAGCTTTTGCAAATGGCGCGAGGCAAGTACTACTGTTCTTTTGCCTCCGACGACGTGATGCCCGCCGAGCGCCTTTACAGGCAGAGCCAGTTTTTGGCGAAGCACAGCGGTAGCGTGGCGTGCTTTGGTCAGGTGGTGCCCATGACCGCCGAGGGCGTGATCGGCAAAAAGATGATCCCGCTCTACCTGCACAACGTGCCCGAGGTCAAGTTCGAGGAAATCTTTGTGAGCGACAAGGCGCTGCACGGGTGCTCCGAGATGTTCGTGACCGAGGCGGTGCGCTCGCTGGGCGGTTACGACACACGTTTTTACTTTGAAGACATGCCGCTGTACTTTGCGCTTTTGACCAAGTACGGCCCGCAGCCGGTTTCGCCCGACATTGTGTGCTGCGCCTACCGGGAGCACGGCAGCAACATGCACGGCGACCACAATAAAATGTACCGCGAGATTTTGCGCCTGCTTGAGCTGTACAAAAACCATCCGCTCTACGCCTACGCCTGCAAGCGCTGGCGCGCCCGTTGGTTCTCGACGCTCGCCTACAAGAACAAGCGGGAGGCTTTGCGCCGCCTGCCCGAGCTTGCGAGTCTCACGCCGGCGTTCATCAAGCGCTTGCCCAAACTGTTTATCCCGAGCTGGTTGCTAAAATGCTAG
- a CDS encoding glycosyltransferase, translating into MLEISVCMATFNGAPYIEAQLQSILEQLPGNAEVVIADDGSTDATLEKVSAMGDARIKVLSPAQPTTQGSTAAPLGPTYNLERALAAAQGKYIFIADQDDVWLPGKVSRVLEALERHTLVMHDAFMLVPTEGDSEPDTPSKLSSFHRDGLLSDVRPFGRGLFRNWLKNGYHGCCLAFRRELLTRALPFPKNLPMHDQWLGLIAEKYFDAVYLPDVLVEYRQHKKNATRITGGPAGILQKIKWRLDLLKALTRPSHIPHYTSHID; encoded by the coding sequence ATGCTAGAGATCTCTGTGTGCATGGCGACTTTCAACGGCGCTCCGTATATCGAGGCGCAGTTGCAGAGCATTTTGGAGCAGCTGCCCGGCAATGCCGAGGTGGTGATTGCCGACGACGGCTCCACCGACGCGACACTCGAGAAGGTCAGTGCCATGGGGGACGCGCGCATCAAGGTCTTGAGCCCCGCGCAGCCCACAACGCAGGGGAGTACCGCCGCGCCGCTCGGCCCGACGTACAACCTGGAACGCGCTCTCGCCGCCGCCCAGGGCAAGTACATTTTCATTGCCGACCAAGACGACGTTTGGCTCCCGGGGAAGGTCTCCCGCGTGCTCGAGGCGCTTGAGCGCCATACCCTCGTGATGCATGACGCCTTCATGTTAGTCCCTACCGAGGGCGACTCCGAACCCGATACCCCGTCAAAACTGAGCTCTTTCCATCGCGACGGCCTCCTCTCCGACGTGCGTCCGTTTGGCAGGGGGCTTTTTAGAAACTGGCTCAAGAACGGCTACCACGGCTGCTGCTTGGCGTTCCGCAGGGAGCTGTTGACGCGCGCCCTCCCGTTCCCCAAGAACTTGCCCATGCACGACCAGTGGCTCGGCCTGATTGCCGAGAAGTACTTTGACGCCGTCTACCTGCCCGATGTGCTTGTAGAGTACCGGCAGCACAAAAAAAATGCCACCCGCATTACGGGCGGCCCTGCCGGAATCCTTCAAAAAATCAAGTGGCGTCTGGATTTGCTTAAAGCGCTGACGAGGCCATCCCACATCCCGCACTACACATCTCACATCGATTGA